From the genome of uncultured Bacteroides sp.:
TTTACAAGCGATTATCTCTTTAGTTCATAATAAATTGCTTATCCTATATCATATAGAGTTTGACTAGATTTTTTAGGAACAATATAGATAAATAGCTATTAGTTCTAAAACAAAGGTTATTATCATCATTACTTTTAGCTGTAGCCTTAAACTAGGCATTTTCTTATACAGCATAAGCAAACCGATCAATAAAAAAAACAAAGTTATGATACATGATTTAAATATCAAAAATACCACTTTGGCAATCTGCTCTAAATTTATTACAACAGCATGCCTATTATAATTTTGAGTTTTAAAAATGATATACACTTCTAAAAAAAACAGCAATACCAATATTACAACGTAAAGCAGACATACGCTCCATTTTTTAATTTCCGACTGTTTCATACAGATTATATCATTATTACTTATTTGCGGTTTTCTACCTTCATGGCAAACCTATCCGATAAATCCTCCGGCCGCACCTGCTACAGACACATCCATTGCCTCCAAATATATAAATATTTCACGAATATTTACTATAACAACCTCTTTTTCTTGTTCACAAAAGTTTCCTATATAAATACGATTATTTATTAAAAGACTATTTTGATAAGAGTCTGCATAAATACGCTGATATTCTGAACAATAATATATTTGCAGACTATCGGCACCTTGTGCAATAGGCATCACTTTATCAAAATAGGTGTACATTATATTCTGGGGGCTGAATTTAAAAGAATTAAAAAATGGAGAATCGAAGTAAAGTAAAATACTAGTTACCGAATGAGGTTGTAGCATGTCTTCATAACGATATTCTTCAATATCTGATTTCTTACAGAAAAAATAAAATCTTCCATCACTCCATCACTTTTTCTTGTAATATATTAAAATATAGCAATTTATTTGGTGATGGTAGCATTTTAGACTCTCACCAAACCCTCACTTTTTGGTTCATCCATCACCTTTTCGAGTTGTTTTTATCCAAAATAGAATCAAACTCAGCGTGATATAGTTGCTCAAGACAAATTAAGCCTGAAATCTACCGATTGTGCTTAAAAGAGTGATATCACTCTTTAACTTACCATATAAAAAAACAGACTTGAGGCTTTGGATGAAGTCTCAAGTCTGTTAGAAATAACAAGACATTTATATGTCTATTTATATATAGATAAATCTTATTTCAGTAACGTTTCAGGATCAATATGATCTGCTTCAATATCTTTGAAGTAACGATAAGTTCCAACCTTCAATTCATCGGCAGCTGCATCATCACAAACAATAATTCCTTTTTCGTGAAGTTGAAGAGCACTGATAGTCCACATCTGAGTAATTGAACCTTCAACAGCGTGATACAAAGCACGAGCTTTGTTGTGTCCATTAACAATGATAAGAACTTCTTTAGCAGAAAGAACTGTACCTACACCTACAGTTAAAGCTGTTTTAGGAACCTTATTCACATCATTATCAAAGAAACGAGAGTTTGCAATGATTGTGTCTGTTGTTAAAGTCTTAACTCTAGTGCGAGAAGTTAGAGAAGATCCCGGTTCATTGAAAGCAATGTGTCCATCAGGACCAATACCACCAAGGAAAAGGTCAATACCACCATATTCTTTGATCTTAGCTTCATAACGTTCACATTCAGCTTCCAGATCAGCAGCATTACCATTCAGGATATTTACGTTTGCCTTAACAATATCAATATGATTAAAGAAATTGTTCCACATGAATGAATAGTAGCTTTCCGGATGTGCTTGTGGAAGACCAACGTATTCGTCCATATTGAACGTTACCACATTTTTAAATGATACAATGCCTTTTTTGTAAAGATCAATTAGGGCTTTGTACATTCCAAGAGGAGAAGATCCTGTTGGCAAACCAAGAACAAAAGGTTTCTCTGCAGTAGGATTAGCCTTATTAATCTTTGCTGCAACATAATTGGCAGCCCATTGAGAAATCTTCTGATAATCAGGTTGGATGATTAGTCTCATAATAAAGTTTGTTTTAAGTTAGATTATTTATAGTGTTTTAGATCTGTCAACTTTTAAACGATCGGCCATAGCTTTTGCCAGGTTTTCACATTGAGTATAAGTTATATCCTTCATGCTTTGCTTCATTTCCACAGGATCACCAATTAATTCAAACTTACTCTTTTCTGCAAACTCGGCCATTCTTTTCACGGCAGCGCCAGCCCAGCAAAAAGATCCAAAGTATCCCAAATAGCGTCCTTTCATATCTCTCACAAGTATTTTTGAAAGAATTGCCTCTACTTCAGGGAATATCTGGTTGCTGTAAGTAGGACTTCCAATAATCAGTCCTTTGTATTTAAATATATCCATGAGGATATAAGAAGGATTTGATTTTGAGACATTGTGCATCACAATATTCTTAATGCCACGGGCAGAAAGTTCTGATGCAATTGTTTCGGCCATCTGTTCGGTATTTCCATACATGCTTCCGTAAACAATTACCACTCCTTCATCGGCATCGTAGCGACTTAATTTATCGTAGATACCAATTACTCTTTCTATATTTTCCATCCATACCGGACCATGTGTAGAACAAATTGCACTGATATGCAATCCTGCAAGTTTTTCAAGAGCTTTTTGTACCGGAGAACCATACTTTCCTACAATATTGGAATAGTAGCGTACCATCTCGTCCCAGTATTTATCAATATTCATACGAGAATCGATAAAGCCTCCATCCAATGTTCCAAAGCAACCAAATCCATCACCAGAGAAGAGAACTCCGTCTGTTTCGTCGTAAGTCATCATGGTTTCGGGCCAGTGAACCATTGGTGTAAGGTAAAATTTAAGTTTATGATGTCCTAAAGCAAGATAATCTCCATCTTTTACCAGATATTGCTCACCGGTAACTCCATAAAAACCTTCAATCATTCCGAAAGTCTGCTTATTACCCACAATAACAATATCAGGATAGTGTTGCTTTATCAAACGAATAGAACCCGAGTGATCTGGTTCCATGTGATTTATAATCAGATAATTAATCGGACGTTCGCCTATTATATTTTTTATTTTGCGCAAAAAAGATTCAAAATAACAAACATCCACCGTATCTACCAATGCCACCATATCATCATCAATAAGATATGAATTATAAGATACGCCGTAAGGTAACGGCCACATAGCTTCAAACAGCTGTTTATTTCTGTCATTCACTCCTACATAGTGAACTTTCCCTTTTATTGTAGTCTTCTGTTGCATATTTGTATCCATCTGGTTTTTAATAGCAAAAATAATCTTTTTATCTTAAAGTCTATATAATTTTCCCTGATAAGCTTCCCTTTCACGCATTCTTTTTTTTACACGTTCGGTAAACTCGTAATTCTTCAGCCCCCAATCGGGTGCTATAAGTAATTCCTTCGGAGACTGAGAAACGAAGCGTTCCAGCACCATATCCGGACGAAGTTGTTCAACATAATCTATAACAAGATCTATATATTCATCCACTTCATACAAATGAAATTCTTCCGGATGTTCTTCAAACTCATGAGCCATCTTTGTTCCGCGAATAAGCTGTAACTGATGAAGCTTTAAAGTTGTAAGTGGCAATTCTGATAATCGGGCAGCCTGACTTACGATCTCATCATGTGTTTCCCCTGGTAGTCCAAGTATCACATGTCCACCGGTAAGAATACCTCTGGCAGCGGTTCTTTTCACAGCATCAACTGTGTCTGCATAAGTATGTCCGCGGTTAATTCTTCGCAGCGTATCATCATTAGTACTTTCAATGCCATATTCTACAAGAAGAAAAGTACGTTTATTCAATTCCTCCAGATAATCGAGCAAAGCATCGGGCATACAATCAGGACGGGTTCCAATTACCAATCCTACTACCCCATCAACACTTAACGCATCTTCATATTTCCTTTTCAGTTCTTCGAGCTCTGAATAAGTATTTGTATATGCCTGAAAATAGGCCAGATATTTCATTTCCGGATATTTTCGAGAAAAAAAGAGGCGTCCTTCTTCCAACTGCTCTTTTACTGATTTTTCTGTTTTGCAATATTCCGGATTAAAAGTCTGGTTATTACAATAAGTACAGCCTCCTTTGCCTTTTACTCCGTCCCTGTTTGGGCAAGTAAATCCGGCATTAAGCGAAATCTTCTGAACTTTACCATCAAAATACTTTCGCAGAAAAGAAGAAAAGTCGTTATAAGCAGGCATATAATTCGTTCTGTTTTTAATTTAACCGCAAAGTTAAGTATTTTATTTAAATAAGAATCGCCATTTCTTCATTTACAATAATAATTGCTCACTAAGGTTTAATTTCCATTTTATCCTTTCATCTTAATTCATCTTCCGCGCTCTTATTTTAATTATAAACCAGCAATCCATATTCTCTTGTACAAAAGAATGCATTCTTCTGTACAAAACAATTAATTCTTTTGTACAAGACAATTATTTGTTTTGTACAAGAAATATATAATATCTCAGGATGTTTTTATTTCTCTTATAGTAAGCTTCTCAAAACAGAATGGAACATATAATAGCTACAAAATAGCTATTTTTTAAACGAAAGAGTGAGAGATGACACCAAATAGTGAGGGATGAGGGCTTTTTGTCTTCATCCACCACTTTATTAACTATCTAATAACTAATAATTTATATTTCACTCAGTGAGGGATGAGTGAGGGATAATTTTATCAAATCAACAGTATACAATCTGACAATCAACTATTTAGCATTACAAGAGTGAGGGATGAGAATATTTTTTTTTAAAAACACATATAGAAATCAAAAAAATAGTCCTGAAAAAAAAAAGTATGCTTACTATCCGTGGGGAGTTCTTCATCTTGATTATATATAAAATAACTTTTAAGAAATGCTTATGTACAGAATCGATTAAATTGTTTACTTTTGTGGGATATAACAGATAATCAGATGTATTGCAACATGAAAAAAATTAATTTACTATTGATATTTTGTGCTCTCTCTTTGGCAATCTATGCCCAGGATAGCAAAGTATTAACATTAAAAGATGCTGTAACAGGCAAATACAATGGCGAAAGGTTAGGCGAACTTGTGCCAATGGCCGACGGAGAACATTACACGATGATAAGTAATGACAGAAAGCGCATTGTAAAATATTCATTCAAGACAGGCAAAGAAGTAGAAACGCTATTCGATGTTTCAACAGCACGTGAGTGTACATTCAAAACCTTTGATGGTTATCAACTGTCTCCTGATGAAACTAAAATTCTTATTCAGACAGAAACAAAACCTATCTACCGCCGTTCGTTTACAGCAGTTCACTATGTTTACACTATTAAACGTAATCTGGTAGAGAAACTTTCAGACGGAGGTCCTCAACAGGTTCCTACTTTTTCTCCTGATGGAAACATGGTGGCTTTCGTAAGAAACAATAATATCTTCCTGGTGAAGTTCCTCTATGGCAACAGCGAATCACAAGTTACCACCGATGGAGCATTTGGAAAAATAATCAATGGTGCTCCCGATTGGGTATATGAAGAGGAGTTTGAGTATAATCGTGCATTTGAATTCTCGCCCGATAACTTAATGATTACTTTTGTTCGCTTTGACGAAACAGCTGTGTCTTCTTATTCTTTTCCTTTGTATGCTGGACAATATCCTACTAACAAAGAGAACGAATATTATCCCGGAAGCTATTCTTATAAATACCCAAAATCGGGACAAACTAACTCTACTGTAACCGTACACTCTTTTGATATCAAATCAAAAGTGATCAGAAAATTAAATATTCCTATCAAGAAGGAAGATTATATTCCACGTATCCGTTTTACTAAAGATGCAAGTAAACTGGCAGTTATGACGCTGAACCGTACACAAAACCAGTTTGATCTGTACTTCGTGAATCCTCGTTCAGGAGTTGCTAAGTTAGTTTTAAGAGACGAAAGTAAATACTACATCAATGAAAACAACTTTGATAATA
Proteins encoded in this window:
- the nagB gene encoding glucosamine-6-phosphate deaminase, with the translated sequence MRLIIQPDYQKISQWAANYVAAKINKANPTAEKPFVLGLPTGSSPLGMYKALIDLYKKGIVSFKNVVTFNMDEYVGLPQAHPESYYSFMWNNFFNHIDIVKANVNILNGNAADLEAECERYEAKIKEYGGIDLFLGGIGPDGHIAFNEPGSSLTSRTRVKTLTTDTIIANSRFFDNDVNKVPKTALTVGVGTVLSAKEVLIIVNGHNKARALYHAVEGSITQMWTISALQLHEKGIIVCDDAAADELKVGTYRYFKDIEADHIDPETLLK
- a CDS encoding FprA family A-type flavoprotein gives rise to the protein MQQKTTIKGKVHYVGVNDRNKQLFEAMWPLPYGVSYNSYLIDDDMVALVDTVDVCYFESFLRKIKNIIGERPINYLIINHMEPDHSGSIRLIKQHYPDIVIVGNKQTFGMIEGFYGVTGEQYLVKDGDYLALGHHKLKFYLTPMVHWPETMMTYDETDGVLFSGDGFGCFGTLDGGFIDSRMNIDKYWDEMVRYYSNIVGKYGSPVQKALEKLAGLHISAICSTHGPVWMENIERVIGIYDKLSRYDADEGVVIVYGSMYGNTEQMAETIASELSARGIKNIVMHNVSKSNPSYILMDIFKYKGLIIGSPTYSNQIFPEVEAILSKILVRDMKGRYLGYFGSFCWAGAAVKRMAEFAEKSKFELIGDPVEMKQSMKDITYTQCENLAKAMADRLKVDRSKTL
- a CDS encoding TIGR01212 family radical SAM protein (This family includes YhcC from E. coli K-12, an uncharacterized radical SAM protein.), which produces MPAYNDFSSFLRKYFDGKVQKISLNAGFTCPNRDGVKGKGGCTYCNNQTFNPEYCKTEKSVKEQLEEGRLFFSRKYPEMKYLAYFQAYTNTYSELEELKRKYEDALSVDGVVGLVIGTRPDCMPDALLDYLEELNKRTFLLVEYGIESTNDDTLRRINRGHTYADTVDAVKRTAARGILTGGHVILGLPGETHDEIVSQAARLSELPLTTLKLHQLQLIRGTKMAHEFEEHPEEFHLYEVDEYIDLVIDYVEQLRPDMVLERFVSQSPKELLIAPDWGLKNYEFTERVKKRMREREAYQGKLYRL